In Mus musculus strain C57BL/6J chromosome 14, GRCm38.p6 C57BL/6J, the following are encoded in one genomic region:
- the Gm3327 gene encoding predicted gene 3327 isoform 2 (isoform 2 is encoded by transcript variant 2) codes for MLSMQLMLFWRENTVHTETRLWRNEAGLLSSWEMRTAESGDQMKRDDPQELLRVFRRENRIHTDTRPRQKEAGRPSWWERARNNWSWRRHRSAGEASPQAPTINEQKKRYERLEKLKRELQNIKNARDELQGILTNYTNKDLNNRINFETFMLEMQHDQVMTDLKRMPQDISEALSKCKQLTKENQFYCCRNCHLLIESNLIQHKVRMLRKENRQLLREQIALEECNIETKTLCKEGIQKIKDHYTKQQQV; via the exons ATGTTGTCCATGCAGCTCATGCTATTTTGGAGGGAAAATACAGTACACACAGAGACCAGACTTTGGAGGAATGAGGCCGGCCTTCTGTCATCTTGGGAAATG AGGACAGCAGAGTCTGGGGACCAAATGAAGAGAGATGACCCTCAAGAGCTCCTTAG GGTATTTCGGAGAGAGaatagaatacacacagacaccagaccaaggcagaaggaggccggccgcccatcatggtgggaaagggcaagaaacaactggtcatggagaaggcaca GGTCTGCTGGGGAGGCATCACCCCAAGCCCCCACCATCAATGAGCAGAAGAAGAGATACGAGAGGTTGGAGAAGCTCAAAAGAGAGCTCCAGAACATAAAAAATGCCAGAGATGAACTTCAGGGAATCCTGACCAactacactaacaaggatttaaATAACAG gatcaactttgagacattcatgcttgagatgcaacatgaccaggtgatgactgacctgaagagaatgccccaggacatcagtgaggccttgtccaagtgcaagcagttgactaaagaaaatcagttctactg ctgcaggaactgccacctcctgattgaatctaacctcatccagcacaaagtcaggatgttgaggaaggagaacagacagctgctaagggagcagattgcattggaagaatgcaacatagaaacaaaaacactatgtaaggaaggcatccagaagatcaaagaccactatactaagcagcagcag GTCTGA
- the Ear2 gene encoding eosinophil cationic protein 2 precursor, whose product MGPKLLESRLCLLLLLGLVLMLASCLGQTPSQWFAIQHINNNANLQCNVEMQRINRFRRTCKGLNTFLHTSFANAVGVCGNPSGLCSDNISRNCHNSSSRVRITVCNITSRRRTPYTQCRYQPRRSLEYYTVACNPRTPQDSPMYPVVPVHLDGTF is encoded by the coding sequence ATGGGTCCGAAGCTGCTTGAGTCTCGACtttgtctcctgctgctgctaGGACTTGTCCTAATGCTTGCCTCATGCCTGGGACAAACCCCTTCCCAGTGGTTTGCCATCCAGCATATCAATAATAATGCCAACCTCCAATGTAATGTTGAAATGCAGCGTATTAACAGGTTTAGAAGAACATGTAAGGGCTTAAATACTTTTCTTCATACAAGTTTTGCTAATGCTGTTGGTGTGTGTGGAAATCCAAGTGGCTTGTGCAGTGACAATATAAGTAGAAACTGTCATAATAGTTCATCTCGGGTACGTATAACTGTCTGTAACATCACCAGTCGGAGGAGAACACCTTATACCCAATGCAGATACCAACCAAGAAGATCATTGGAGTACTACACAgttgcctgtaaccccagaactccaCAGGACAGTCCCATGTATCCAGTGGTTCCAGTTCACTTGGATGGGACATTTTAG
- the Gm3327 gene encoding predicted gene 3327 isoform 1 (isoform 1 is encoded by transcript variant 1) codes for MRPAFCHLGKWVFRRENRIHTDTRPRQKEAGRPSWWERARNNWSWRRHRSAGEASPQAPTINEQKKRYERLEKLKRELQNIKNARDELQGILTNYTNKDLNNRINFETFMLEMQHDQVMTDLKRMPQDISEALSKCKQLTKENQFYCCRNCHLLIESNLIQHKVRMLRKENRQLLREQIALEECNIETKTLCKEGIQKIKDHYTKQQQV; via the exons ATGAGGCCGGCCTTCTGTCATCTTGGGAAATG GGTATTTCGGAGAGAGaatagaatacacacagacaccagaccaaggcagaaggaggccggccgcccatcatggtgggaaagggcaagaaacaactggtcatggagaaggcaca GGTCTGCTGGGGAGGCATCACCCCAAGCCCCCACCATCAATGAGCAGAAGAAGAGATACGAGAGGTTGGAGAAGCTCAAAAGAGAGCTCCAGAACATAAAAAATGCCAGAGATGAACTTCAGGGAATCCTGACCAactacactaacaaggatttaaATAACAG gatcaactttgagacattcatgcttgagatgcaacatgaccaggtgatgactgacctgaagagaatgccccaggacatcagtgaggccttgtccaagtgcaagcagttgactaaagaaaatcagttctactg ctgcaggaactgccacctcctgattgaatctaacctcatccagcacaaagtcaggatgttgaggaaggagaacagacagctgctaagggagcagattgcattggaagaatgcaacatagaaacaaaaacactatgtaaggaaggcatccagaagatcaaagaccactatactaagcagcagcag GTCTGA